CCTATGCAAAGTCCGCCCTCGAATCGCTTCCACAGCTTTTCACTCGCGATGGTTACCTCGTAAACTATATGGATTGGCACGGTAATCCGCATGGCGTGGTGGGAGCGAAACAACATGGCTATTTTGAAAGCAACCCCAACCATGACGCGCTCGCACTGGAGGTAGTGAATCGGCAGGATGCGGAGAAGATATATATGGTGATGAAATCGGCGGATGGACTTTTTAATCAATACGGACAGGTGCGTTGCGTCCATCCCGTTCATGATGATTGCATGCCCAACCATGCGCATGGGATAAATCCTCAACCGAACCCCGATGTCGGTCCGAGGAATGATGGAGCCAGCCTAATGCACGAACACGGGCCGGGTGAGCATTGGAATGGCGGGATATGGTTTTGCAGTCAAACCAGGATGCTTATGGCGCAGTATATGCTTGGGAAGCATCGCGATATCCTGAAACCGCTCGAAAGGCATCTCGAACTTTATCGGGAAGGAATGTTGCACGATCAGATAAAGGGCGACGGGGAGACCACGCCCTACTCTAAAAACAGCAAGCACGTGATGCTTGATTTTTTTGAGGTTCCCGGAGCGGGGTTGCGGGGGCTTTTCGAATATCGTTATCTATGGGACCGATTGTTGATTTATCCCCATATGGACCCCACAATTGAACAGTATGAACAAATCCAGCCGGTAAGATATGGAACAAAGAAAATACACCTAAAGGTTGACAACAAAGATAGGGGCTATGTGAAAAAGGCGGTTTTGAATGGCGAAACATTGAAAGAAGTTAATGATCTGAACGTCCAGATCAAATATGACCGTCTTGAACATGTTGAAAACCTTCTCGAAATAGAAATTTAAATTAATTTTATGACGGAATGTTAATGCATGCAAGCGACTGGTTGTGCTGTTTTGGGAAAGTGCGCTGTGTTTGTATATATTCTTCATTCGGTATCTCTTGGCCGGTATTATGTTGGGATGCCCCTCAATTCTTGGCATCGTCTCAAGGAGCACCGGCGCGGGCAGACTCTTGCAATGCGGGGCGCCTCAGATTGGGTAAAAGTCTGTTCTATTGGCAAAGGGTAGCTGACTGTCGGGAAGCGCGCGCGTTGGAGAAGCTGATCAAAGCGCGGGGCGCGAAACGTTTTCTGGCCGCCTGTCCGGTTTCACCGGCATTAAGAAACGCGCTTGACGCTTCCGCCGTTTATCGTCAATGATGCTCTCCTCTTGCTTCGCGGGCATGCCCGCTGAAGTGCTTTGACGTTCGCGGGTGTAGCTCAATGGTAGAGCCCCAGCCTTCCAAGCTGGTGGTGGCAGTTCAATTCTGCTCGCCCGCTCCCGAAAATCCAGCCTTTTGACATCAATTCAATTCAATAAATACAAGGCTTTTCTGCATATTTGCCTTTCTTGCCCTCTCCGCTTAGCATCCTGAAACATTGCCTGATTTTCAGAATCAAAAACCAAAGAAAGTACCAAAGAAAAACCTATCACGCCAGGTTTCGCTCAATTTCCGTTACCAGCGTCTCTGGAAAGCCCTTTATGACCATTTGCTGGCTGACGGGAAGAAATAATTTCAGCTCACGCTTAAAATCCAGTTTCCCGGATTTGACAACCTTAAGAATCTTTGCCTTCAGTTGTTTGTCCTGAATAAACGCCTCTTTGAAGGCTAGGCGGCTGCGCAGGATAAAATAAAGGTCATAAAAATCACGCGCCTTGCCGCGCGTAAGACAGGCCTGGATTTTCTCAACGACAAGAATCTCCTCCTTAAGATGAATAAGCGTGTAAGGCACAACAAGGTCGGACTGGACAAGCGCCGCTGTTCCAGACTTCTTTTTGCCATTCCGTAAAGAAACTTCGATCTGAATCTGACTCTTGTATTCGCTGGTTTCAAAGTTAAATATGGCAAGGTATCCGCCGGATGTGGTTTTTGATTCAACAATCTCGGCCTGAATACCTTCCATTTCTATCTTGGCAAGTGTTCCCGCCATCAAGGCCTCAATGCCTTTAATGGCTATATTGACTCCTGTAAAATCCAGGTCTTCTGAAAACCGGGGACTCTGCCAGATAATCCGTAAAGCCGTGCCGCCCTTAAAAAGCAGTTTATCAGAACCCTTTTCCTGATAGAGCCGCGAAAGAAATAACTGCTGAAAATATTCACGGACGACATTTTCTGTCGTGGTTTGCCACGCTTGGGCCAATTTTTGAACTTGCCTTTTTTCAATCATAGAATTTCCCTGACCAGTTTTATCAGGCTCTCTCTGCCAAAAAGCCGGGTGTATTCCATAATGACCTTTTTCTTCAGCTTGCGGACATTAAGCCGTTCGTTGAGAGTTTTTCGCTTAAGATCGACAAAATAAAGATAATCCGCAAGAGCTTTTTCCGGCTCCGCGATAAGGACGGTTACGCCTTCTATCTTCTCTGTTTTGTAGCCGCGATAGGCCTGTTTTTTAATATGGGAATACGCGAAAGATTTGTTATTAACAACAAACTCCCTGGTAATCCGTGTCGTTGCCGATGTTACGGCATAGACAATCTCAGGAATGATGTCGTAGCGGTTCAAAGCATACTCAAAAGAGATATAACTGGGCGCATAAAGCCGGTTGGCAATAACCTC
This sequence is a window from Syntrophales bacterium. Protein-coding genes within it:
- a CDS encoding nucleotidyl transferase AbiEii/AbiGii toxin family protein → MIEKRQVQKLAQAWQTTTENVVREYFQQLFLSRLYQEKGSDKLLFKGGTALRIIWQSPRFSEDLDFTGVNIAIKGIEALMAGTLAKIEMEGIQAEIVESKTTSGGYLAIFNFETSEYKSQIQIEVSLRNGKKKSGTAALVQSDLVVPYTLIHLKEEILVVEKIQACLTRGKARDFYDLYFILRSRLAFKEAFIQDKQLKAKILKVVKSGKLDFKRELKLFLPVSQQMVIKGFPETLVTEIERNLA